In one window of Desulforhabdus amnigena DNA:
- a CDS encoding MucR family transcriptional regulator: MTKKLLEIAADIVQVQASSGQMSAEQVEMALIKTFTTLQRMQKAEEEGTALESVKMADESVEQEQTAEKIHPKESIQDDRVICLECGATMKQLTAKHLGSHDLTIREYKQKWGFPLKQSLSAKSLSKARSKAAKKRGLPENLVKYREERKMKKLTSTFSDIPAVPGIMEEKTIQKSEKSNSE; this comes from the coding sequence ATGACGAAAAAATTGTTGGAAATTGCGGCTGACATTGTTCAAGTACAAGCTTCATCGGGACAAATGTCGGCTGAGCAGGTTGAAATGGCTCTGATCAAGACTTTTACGACACTCCAAAGAATGCAAAAGGCTGAAGAAGAAGGTACTGCGCTGGAATCGGTTAAGATGGCCGACGAAAGTGTTGAACAAGAACAAACAGCAGAGAAAATTCATCCCAAGGAATCCATCCAGGACGACAGAGTCATATGTCTCGAATGTGGCGCTACAATGAAGCAATTGACCGCAAAGCACCTCGGTTCCCATGATTTGACCATACGGGAATATAAGCAAAAATGGGGATTTCCTCTCAAACAGTCTCTTTCCGCAAAGTCTTTGTCCAAGGCCAGGAGCAAGGCTGCAAAAAAGCGCGGGCTTCCCGAAAATCTGGTCAAATACCGCGAGGAGCGCAAAATGAAAAAATTGACAAGCACTTTTTCTGATATTCCTGCAGTACCTGGAATTATGGAAGAGAAAACAATTCAAAAATCCGAAAAAAGTAATTCAGAATAG
- the fdhF gene encoding formate dehydrogenase subunit alpha — MDYQSVLTTCTYCGCGCGLYLQVLDGRIIRTIPSKTSPVNEGKLCVKGWYVHEFVQHSNRLKQPLLRQNGILQETSWETALDYAADKLKKIKDEHGPDSIAFLASAKCTNEDNYILQKLARAAIGTNNVDHCARLUHSSTVAGLAAAFGSGAMTNSFAELEDASCIFIIGSNTTVAHPLAATRIYRAKAKGAKLIVADPREIQISRFSDIYVRQQLGTDVALINGMMHVIYKNGWHNQKFIEERTEKFEDLVAIIEKFPPERAAEITGVAVDDIVKMAEFYAKAEASSIVYCMGITQHTTGVDNVKSLANLAMLCGHVGRPSTGVNPLRGQNNVQGACDVGGLPNVYPGYQVVSVPEVQEKFEKAWKAKLSPTVGLTIMEMMDGVLNGKIKGLVIMGENPMVSDPDSHHVKHALEAVDFLMVLDIFPTPTTELAHVVLPAVSFAEKDGTFSNSERRVQRVRKAIEPVGEAKTDWLILQEISNRLGYPMNYESAEEIFNEFAKLTPSYAGMDYSRLEGNGLCWPCPTPDHPGTLYLHKDRFSRGKGLFHGIDYRPPAEEPDSDYPFWFTTGRVYVHYHTGTMTRRSQHLDREIPESIMELHPEDAKALEIRDGDLVSITSRRGKIKSRVQLTERVGKGVIFMPFHFAESAANVLTNAALDPIAKIPEYKVCAVRLEKAA; from the coding sequence ATGGATTATCAATCTGTTCTGACCACGTGTACTTATTGTGGATGTGGCTGTGGACTTTATTTGCAGGTCCTTGATGGCCGGATCATTCGTACCATCCCTTCGAAAACCAGTCCTGTCAACGAAGGCAAACTTTGTGTGAAGGGTTGGTATGTGCATGAATTTGTCCAACATTCCAACCGTTTGAAGCAGCCGCTGCTTCGCCAAAACGGAATCCTTCAGGAGACTTCCTGGGAAACCGCTCTGGACTATGCGGCTGACAAATTAAAAAAAATCAAAGATGAGCATGGGCCTGACAGCATAGCTTTTCTCGCCTCCGCCAAATGCACCAACGAGGACAATTATATCCTTCAGAAACTGGCCCGAGCCGCTATAGGAACAAACAACGTCGATCACTGCGCTCGCCTTTGACACTCCTCAACTGTAGCAGGTCTTGCTGCAGCATTCGGAAGTGGCGCAATGACAAACTCTTTTGCAGAACTCGAGGATGCGAGCTGCATCTTCATCATCGGTTCGAACACGACAGTCGCACATCCCTTGGCAGCTACACGTATTTACCGTGCAAAAGCCAAAGGGGCCAAACTGATTGTGGCAGACCCACGGGAGATTCAAATATCACGCTTTTCCGACATCTATGTGCGCCAGCAGCTGGGCACTGATGTCGCCTTGATCAACGGCATGATGCACGTCATTTATAAAAACGGTTGGCACAATCAAAAATTTATTGAAGAACGTACTGAAAAATTTGAAGATCTTGTTGCGATCATTGAAAAGTTCCCTCCCGAACGCGCTGCGGAGATTACTGGTGTCGCCGTGGATGATATCGTAAAGATGGCGGAATTCTATGCCAAGGCTGAAGCGAGTTCTATCGTTTACTGCATGGGAATTACACAGCACACAACGGGAGTGGACAATGTGAAGAGTCTGGCCAATCTGGCCATGCTCTGCGGCCACGTAGGGCGTCCTTCCACAGGGGTCAACCCTCTGCGGGGACAAAACAATGTGCAGGGCGCTTGCGACGTGGGAGGGCTCCCCAACGTATACCCGGGCTATCAGGTCGTTTCTGTTCCTGAAGTTCAAGAGAAATTTGAAAAGGCGTGGAAAGCCAAATTGTCCCCCACTGTCGGCCTGACCATCATGGAAATGATGGACGGTGTGCTGAATGGGAAAATCAAGGGCTTGGTGATTATGGGAGAAAACCCCATGGTCAGCGATCCCGATTCTCATCATGTAAAGCATGCACTGGAGGCCGTGGACTTCCTGATGGTCCTGGATATTTTTCCAACGCCCACTACAGAATTGGCTCATGTAGTTCTTCCCGCAGTTTCTTTTGCTGAAAAGGATGGAACTTTTAGCAACTCGGAACGGAGGGTGCAACGCGTTCGAAAAGCCATCGAACCGGTAGGAGAAGCGAAAACCGACTGGCTGATTCTTCAGGAGATTTCAAATCGTCTGGGGTATCCCATGAACTATGAATCAGCCGAAGAGATCTTTAATGAGTTTGCGAAACTGACTCCATCATACGCAGGAATGGATTATTCCAGGCTGGAAGGCAATGGGCTCTGCTGGCCCTGTCCGACTCCCGACCATCCGGGTACGCTATATCTGCACAAAGACCGCTTCAGCCGTGGAAAGGGGCTCTTTCACGGTATCGACTACAGACCACCTGCGGAAGAACCTGACTCAGATTATCCCTTCTGGTTCACCACAGGTCGTGTTTATGTGCATTATCATACGGGCACCATGACGCGCCGTTCTCAGCATCTGGATCGAGAGATACCTGAATCCATCATGGAACTGCACCCGGAAGATGCCAAGGCGCTCGAGATCCGTGATGGAGATCTTGTTTCCATTACAAGCCGCCGCGGCAAAATCAAATCCAGAGTACAGCTCACAGAGAGGGTAGGGAAGGGCGTTATTTTCATGCCATTTCACTTTGCAGAGAGTGCGGCCAACGTGCTGACCAATGCAGCCCTGGATCCCATTGCCAAGATTCCCGAATACAAGGTATGCGCAGTCCGGCTGGAAAAAGCGGCTTAG
- a CDS encoding sigma-54-dependent transcriptional regulator produces the protein MKNILIVDDEKNYLLVLEDLLIEEGYQVVTADSALKALEIFQESDLDVVITDMKMPGMDGMALLEAIHSLNPDLPVIMMTAFGSVERAVEAMRKGAFDYILKPFKNEELKLTIRKGIEHYQLVCRNRYLTQELQERYRFSNIIGKSTPMQRIYQLIEKVAPTKATVLISGESGTGKELIARAIHFNSTRRDQPFISVNCGALPESLLESELFGHEKGAFSGAVNQRKGRFELAHQGTLFLDEISEMSTPLQVKLLRVLQEMEFERVGGSQTLKVDVRVVAASNRNLQEEVAASRFRGDLFYRLNVVHVGLPALRERTDDIPLLVNHFLRKYGEESNRTGIAIDQDAMRVLLEYHWPGNVRELENVIERAVILSNGKEISIKDLPAEVREPSQRVKFKEVMESQNEKQEPEVPEDIPSLEPGERLQESGLKPRQLKAIEFLNIHGFITNKYYSQMNRISERQALRELNEMVDANVLNRTGKGRACRYLLVGKSFSK, from the coding sequence ATGAAGAATATTTTGATTGTCGATGACGAAAAAAACTACCTTTTAGTACTGGAAGACCTTCTTATTGAAGAAGGTTATCAAGTGGTTACTGCGGATTCGGCACTGAAGGCACTGGAAATTTTCCAGGAAAGCGATTTGGATGTAGTGATTACGGATATGAAGATGCCGGGGATGGACGGAATGGCTCTTTTGGAGGCCATCCATTCCCTGAATCCCGATCTTCCCGTCATCATGATGACAGCGTTCGGGTCTGTGGAACGGGCTGTGGAAGCTATGCGCAAAGGAGCGTTCGACTATATCCTGAAGCCGTTCAAGAACGAAGAGCTCAAGCTCACCATCCGCAAAGGGATCGAACACTATCAACTCGTGTGCCGGAATCGCTATTTGACCCAGGAGTTGCAGGAAAGATACCGGTTCAGCAATATCATCGGGAAAAGCACTCCCATGCAGCGCATCTATCAACTCATTGAAAAAGTGGCCCCTACCAAGGCCACTGTGCTCATATCCGGCGAATCCGGGACGGGAAAAGAGCTCATCGCCCGGGCCATTCATTTCAATAGTACGAGACGGGATCAGCCATTTATTTCCGTCAATTGTGGTGCACTTCCAGAGTCTTTGCTGGAAAGCGAGCTTTTCGGACACGAGAAGGGGGCCTTCAGTGGAGCGGTAAACCAGAGAAAGGGACGTTTCGAACTAGCCCATCAGGGTACCCTTTTTCTGGATGAAATCAGTGAGATGTCGACTCCTCTTCAAGTAAAGCTATTACGGGTTTTGCAGGAAATGGAGTTCGAACGTGTGGGAGGAAGCCAAACACTCAAGGTTGACGTACGGGTAGTGGCCGCCTCCAACCGGAATTTGCAAGAAGAGGTGGCGGCTTCGAGGTTCCGCGGCGATCTCTTCTACCGACTCAATGTGGTACATGTCGGTCTTCCCGCTTTGAGGGAAAGAACAGACGATATTCCTTTACTGGTGAATCATTTCCTGAGGAAGTACGGCGAGGAAAGCAATCGAACGGGCATCGCCATCGATCAGGATGCCATGCGGGTTTTGCTTGAATATCATTGGCCAGGTAACGTCAGAGAACTCGAAAACGTTATTGAACGAGCCGTGATCCTTTCCAACGGTAAAGAGATCAGTATCAAGGATTTGCCCGCTGAGGTTCGAGAACCTTCCCAACGTGTGAAATTCAAGGAAGTGATGGAATCTCAAAATGAAAAACAGGAACCAGAAGTTCCAGAGGATATACCTTCTTTGGAACCCGGTGAAAGACTGCAGGAATCAGGTTTAAAACCACGGCAACTCAAGGCGATCGAATTCCTCAATATTCATGGATTCATCACCAATAAATATTATTCTCAAATGAATAGAATTTCCGAGCGTCAAGCTTTAAGGGAATTGAACGAAATGGTGGATGCAAATGTTTTGAATCGAACAGGAAAAGGCCGAGCGTGTCGCTATCTCCTGGTGGGAAAAAGTTTTTCGAAATGA
- a CDS encoding two-component system sensor histidine kinase NtrB, with the protein MISIFKAKAPSQDGGQSFQLVKYVSLSSLMVILVCTFFLSGFISQRVKAILLSKSEQYASLVAENLNHQVFFQFTLPTLISDGEIRLSRETQYERLDKVVRNTIHGFSVERVNIYNPQQILTYSTEPDKVGTKGNLENVFDRALREESVSFLVGQKKSFLGIIEWSGGIRKLKTYFPMWEEKPMSWKRGKVLGVFEIIQDMTHDYELIHRFQLIVVLSFLVFVGIVFVTILLFASRAEKIIEARSAEKKKLEDRLHQAERLAALGEMVAGVSHEIRNPLGIIRSTAELLHTRIESERQKRFTSIIVEEATRLNDILTEFLDFARPKTIRASRCCVEDILERNLKMIEPECLKLGISVERYYQNGCCTLEADMELLYRAFFNLMANALQAMPSGGTLRVRSAWLNDVSGPKQVEVRIEDTGFGIPPELQNKIFNPFFTTREKGTGLGLAIVQTIIDSHNGYIEVDSKAGQGTAVVIRLPVSQPELKTENEKTV; encoded by the coding sequence ATGATCTCGATATTTAAGGCCAAGGCTCCCTCCCAGGATGGCGGCCAGTCTTTCCAATTGGTGAAATACGTTTCGCTCTCCAGTCTGATGGTTATTCTAGTCTGTACGTTTTTTCTATCGGGTTTCATTTCTCAAAGGGTAAAAGCTATACTGCTCTCCAAGAGCGAACAATATGCATCTCTAGTGGCTGAGAATCTCAATCACCAAGTTTTCTTTCAGTTCACTTTGCCGACACTCATCAGCGACGGCGAGATCCGTTTGAGCCGGGAAACACAGTATGAACGACTCGACAAGGTCGTGAGAAACACGATTCATGGTTTTTCGGTAGAAAGGGTGAATATATACAATCCCCAACAGATTCTTACGTACAGTACGGAACCCGACAAGGTCGGCACAAAGGGAAACCTGGAAAACGTTTTTGACCGTGCTCTGAGGGAAGAATCCGTTTCATTCCTGGTGGGACAAAAGAAATCTTTTTTAGGCATCATCGAATGGAGCGGGGGGATACGCAAGCTCAAGACTTATTTCCCCATGTGGGAGGAAAAGCCCATGAGCTGGAAGCGCGGAAAGGTGCTTGGCGTCTTTGAAATAATACAGGACATGACCCATGATTACGAGCTCATCCACCGCTTTCAGCTTATCGTGGTTCTCAGTTTCCTCGTCTTTGTGGGTATTGTCTTTGTGACCATTCTTCTTTTCGCCTCACGGGCGGAAAAGATCATCGAAGCGAGGTCGGCGGAAAAGAAAAAGCTGGAAGATCGCCTGCATCAGGCGGAGCGACTCGCAGCCCTGGGAGAAATGGTCGCAGGGGTATCTCACGAAATCAGAAACCCTCTGGGGATCATTCGAAGTACTGCGGAACTGCTTCATACCCGTATTGAAAGTGAACGGCAAAAGCGTTTTACTTCCATTATTGTGGAAGAGGCAACGCGCCTCAACGATATTTTAACGGAATTTCTGGACTTCGCACGGCCGAAAACCATTCGGGCCAGCAGGTGTTGCGTTGAAGATATCTTGGAACGCAATCTAAAAATGATAGAGCCTGAGTGCCTTAAGTTGGGTATAAGCGTTGAAAGATATTATCAAAATGGGTGTTGCACACTTGAAGCGGATATGGAATTGCTCTACAGAGCGTTTTTCAACCTTATGGCCAATGCGCTGCAGGCCATGCCCTCTGGGGGAACCTTGCGCGTCAGATCGGCCTGGCTAAATGATGTAAGTGGTCCGAAGCAGGTGGAAGTGCGTATCGAAGATACGGGATTTGGCATCCCGCCCGAACTGCAAAATAAGATTTTTAATCCTTTTTTTACGACTCGTGAAAAGGGGACCGGTCTCGGGTTGGCTATTGTTCAGACGATCATAGACAGCCACAATGGGTATATCGAGGTGGATAGCAAAGCTGGGCAGGGGACTGCGGTTGTCATTCGATTGCCTGTCTCGCAGCCGGAGTTGAAAACCGAGAACGAAAAGACGGTGTAG